Proteins from one Limanda limanda chromosome 4, fLimLim1.1, whole genome shotgun sequence genomic window:
- the romo1 gene encoding reactive oxygen species modulator 1, translated as MPVAVGPYGQGQAQPSCFDRVKMGFMMGFTVGLAAGAMFGTFSCLRIGMRGRELMGGVGKTMMQSGGTFGTFMSIGMGIRC; from the exons ATGCCAGTGGCTGTAGGTCCGTACGGCCAAGGCCAGGCGCAGCCCAGCTGCTTTGACCGGGTCAAGATGGGCTTCATGATGGGCTTCACAGTGGGATTGGCGGCTGGAGCCATGTTTGGCACTTTCTCCTGTCTCAG GATCGGCATGCGTGGCAGAGAGCTGATGGGCGGAGTAGGAAAGACCATGATGCAGAGCGGAGGGACCTTCGGCACCTTCATGTCCATCGGAATGGGAATccgctgctga